tatatatatatataaatgacttttaacaagaaattattattatttaaaaaatcataaatttgtaatattaataaatattacgTGTCTtcgaaaattaaattaatgaatttataaatgtataaaaacatgtattttagaaaaataaaaataaaaataagtaggacgattttattattattattattattattttggattatCCAACTTAAGGCCCAAAACCtgctttgaaatttaaaaagcCCATTTTTTACGGCCTGTTTGCGCAACcctatatataaaaatgaggTTTTAGGGTTCTTGCTTCCTCCCTCTGCTGCGGTCGTGCGCTTCTCCCTATAGGCCTTGCaggattttcttctttcaccgGTTTTCGTTCCAGATTTTTCCAACATGGTGAGTTCTCGTTCCTCTCCTACTCAGATTATTGTAGTGTAGAATCTTGTTTTTCGTTTCGGATCTGTTTGTTCGGACAGTTGAATGTATTTCGGTGTGTTTAAGCCTCGGAGTTTTATTTGAACCGTTTTGAGTTGTGGATTCATGGTTGTAGGATGAGGATACGAATATCGATACAAATGAAACCTCTGTATACTAGAATttttgcgtttttttttttttttttttttttNTGTTCTGTCGTATTTAGAATTCTTTGGGTTTTGCGAACGAAAAATGCATTAAGATTATAGAAAGATGTGTTTCATAATATGAGCGGAGAACGCTAAGAAATGTTTATCGAGATAGTAgtgcaaaaatatttttcattccgCTACTCTGATGTACTGAATTGTatgaaattcttttattttttaaatttgcgGGGGTTTGATTTTTATCTGATGTCCTCAAGTTATTTTGGAATAGATTTCTTTGCAAAACTGGTGTCCGTTGAATGGAATCTCGCTCTTGTGTTTGTAAATAGTTTCATATTTCTGTAGTGTACACATCACGTATGTTCTTAACAAACTTCTGCTACTTGAACGTctctttatgatttttttatataaaaccCGCAAGTCGAGTATTAAAGCCATATAAATGCATGTTCGAGCTGTTGGTATTAGACAAGTGTAATGATGTAAAATACTGCTGTGGATTCTCAAATTTGGAGTTGATCaacttggattttttttttatttttgtcaatAGGTTCTCCAAAACGATATTGATTTGCTGAATCCACCTGCTGAGCTTGAGAAGAGGAAACACAAGCTCAAGCGTCTTGTGCAGTCGCCCAATTCCTTCTTCATGGTATACctttgattttatttcaatttcatgcCATTATTTCTATGcccatcaattttttttctcgggGAGGCGCTTCTTAATAGCATACACATTCCAACCTGTTAACGTTTCTGCTTTTGCCTTGAATTATATGTTGTTCTGACAAGTTTTGCCTTTCATTGTGTTTCGACTTGAAGGACGTTAAGTGCCAGGGATGCTTCAACATGTAAGTGCCATTCCTTTTCATTAGTTTGTTGTACTCTGCAAATTTTCTGGATTCTGATCGAGGATGTTGTGTTGAACCCGTCTGATTGTAGTTTTCTTTGATGATATGCAGTACCACTGTCTTTAGCCACTCTCAAACTGTTGTGGTATGCGGGAACTGCCAGACCGTCTTGTGCCAACCAACTGGAGGGCGTGCTAGACTCACCGAAGGGTGTTCTTTCAGGAGAAAGGGCGATTgattgatgatgaagatgatgaggttccttgtttctttttgaTGGAAGAAGACGCTGTCTCTGTTTTGATCatggtatatttatttttcttgtacgGTACCAGACTTGATTGTGCTCTCACTCTCCTCAATAGATTATATTTGGCTTTTTAGAGTTATGGTTTTgtttaaaagaagaattttATGTACCGAACTGTTAGTTTCATTTAGTAAAGCTTAGATTTCTTTcatctgttcttcattttccttcattGGAGTGAATGCCTATGAGTTTATGATATGCATTCATGCAGGAGAATCTTTCACTACTCATCTGATTTTGCATCATGaatttaatactatttttatttcaatgacATGTTCTTAATGTTAAGTGTCGTTTGTTGGAGGAAAAATGGTGCTGCGAGCTGTAAAAgtatccttctttttctcttcttttttttccttcatgtACAGAACATTTAGTTTTGAGGCTTCCTTGTTAGTTTCTCCACTGATTTctcatcattattttattttatatttattttgtgggTTTAAAGTGTTTATTTTAGTTCTTCAACTGTGATGAAGCTGGgctttgttttatatatttgaataatggTAGAGAAGGATGATTTTATGTGGTGCATGTAGTTAAATACTTTGTCTTGTGGTGAtattaagtttcaaaatattgaaattagtttttatttatcataaatataattaggAAACTTAAGGGCGTAATTTGCTTTGATTCGAAGTTTTAGAACTCAAAAATTGGTtgtatttaatctttttttttaaaggactTTTTTTAAGCATGAGTATCTCCAATGAGAGCTTAATTCTTTTACCAGCTGCATCTTGATACAAACCAATGGTAGCATCAATTACAGGCCAATTTGTGTTTTTGTCGAAAGTGGCATTCATTACAGACACCAATGTTGCTCGTTCGCTTGATTGTTGCAACTATTTCCTCCTAAATTTGGACCTTTCGCATCACAGCCTCATGCGATTTGGTGGACTCAACTGTTTCCCAACCCTTGAAGCAATTCATTTTGTTGATGCCTTTTATTCAAAGAGTCGTCTCACTGTGGTTCTTATTGGATTTTGATTTGTACGGTCTATGATGTCCTCTCGTCTACACGAAAATAACATTAGCCTTGTCAACATGTCACTGGATTATCGATTCAACCTACTATCCTGAACGCCAGAGAGAATTTTATCTCCTttgtaatgaaaaaaaaaagatgaaaaatgaggaacaagaatgaaagaatttgagtCTCGGACCAACtacttatttgtaaataataaaaacaatattaaacataattttaatccAAGCTTGCCCGCataattggagaaaaaaaattgtaaaagcATTTTGTAAACAAAATCACCTTTTTTGGACAATTTTAACCGTTTTATTGTTTAAAtcttagtaaataaataaatgattttaaaatccttgaaaaaatttcatctagatacattattttttttaaaaaaaggtaagatatacaaataaatattttaagaaagaatGTCTAAACTATAAGATCGGTGAAACATTCTTGAGATCTTATTGGATTGGAGGGATAAGGTCGGAGATGAGAATAAGGGTGAGAATGCACTTTATTCGaaataagatttgaaataaGGTTTGTATCGGTGGATACGCATACCGGAATGAGTTCGTtcgaattaaaatatatgtaaaattTAATCGTGATAGGCACTACcctagtaattttttttattttatttttaatagtacTTTTTATGGTGTTTGGGTaagatattataaaaatgtgtgTAATTAAGTATAGAGCACACATGGGATGCTAATAGCTACTAATTAGCTATTGAAAATTCCTTGTAAAAGATTGCACCATAGTCAGTGTCATCAACCACATCACTCTTATTATATACTTCAATTAAatctcttttatatttcttctatcaaaataataataaatttctttttacatttttatataGGTAAAACTTtgatcaataaaatatttccaaataataataaacacaatgttatatttttaccGACTCATACCTTTCCTTTCATCCttaagtttcaaaatattatatttttacgtTCGATTTTTAGGTTATAATTTCCCTTTGtctttaagtttcaaaatataatatttttatgcttCACGCTATAGTTTCCATTTCGttaatagatttaaaaatattatatttttacgaTAGATTTTCCGACTATGGATTCCATTTTGTCCTTAGGTTtcaaaatgtaatatttttacGTCTTATTTTCAACTATAGTTTTCATTTCGTCTTCagattttataatattatatttttacgtCTTATTTTCCAACTATggattctattttctttttaaattttaaaatattatatttttaggtCTGATTTTCCcgtacaaaatatttttatatttttactcagttttgaattttatttctatttagtctccaaaaataaatttcaaaatttcttcacTCGGATGACATTTTTCGTTAATTCTCTTAGTTTTATGGCGCATAAGTTATTATCAACAAGTTTCAATATTTACAAACGACAAAGGACTAAATTGCAAAATATCAATTCACAGGGACTTAATTGAAAACATAATCATTTCAAGTTTCTAATCCATCCtctaaatttctaataatttggtataaaattgaaattattttttcaaagtCAATTCGACCTAAGTTTATTATCGAGGAGCATTCCCGAACAAAAAAAggactaaattataaaatatcaatagacaaggactaaattgaaaatataaaaaagatgaaGGAGCAGAGCATAAAAAAGGAGATTTGTTATGGTCAAAAGAAAGTAATGGTAATttgaagttaaattaatataaatatgatattGGAGTAATGGCTATGAAGGTCTACTCATCGTTTTCTTAAAAAGGAACCCTTTTGTCTCTATATACgtcttttttcattcattcacaTGCAACCCATCAAAATAGAAccccaaataataattaattaatttttaaaaaaatatatatttttaatttcaaagtaattatacatttattcgattcttcgtttttttcaaacaaaaccgAATAGAAATAGAATCACACTGCTACCTTCAATGTCCTGACTGTTCACAAAACGTGAGAAGCAGATGAATAATTATCTGATTCTTGAagattttctagaaaattgTATCTGATccattcgttttttttttccctcggATAGATGGTCTGGATTTCGTATGGGTTCGAAACCTGTTGAGATGTGACGGGAAATCATTAATTGttgaaaaataacaaaaatgtttcttttattcataGAACGTGCGAAGCAGATGAATAATTATCTGCTTCTAGAAGATTTTCTAGAAAACTGTATCtgattcatttgttttttttcctcttacaAATGGTCAGGATTTCGTATGGGTTCGAAATCTATTGAGATGTTCACGGAAAATCTTGAATTGttgaaaaaataacaaaaatgtttcttttattcataGAACGTGCGATTTGCTTCTAGAAGATTTTTTAGAAAACTGTATCTGATCcattcgttttcttttttcctctgaTAGATGGTCAGGATTTCGTATGGGTTCCAAACCTATTGAGATGTTCACGAAAAATCTTGAATTgttgaaaaaagaacaaaaatgtttattttattcataagaCGGGAGAAGCATATGAATATTTATCTGGTTCTATAAGATTTTCTAGAAAACTGTACCCGATTTATTCGTTTTTTTCTCTGATAGTTGGTCAGGATTTCGTACGGGTTCGAAACCTGTTGAGATGCCCACCCGAAATcattaattgttaaaaaataacaaaaatgtttcttttattcataGAACGTGCGAAGCAGATGAATAATTATCTGCTTCTAGAAGATTTTCTAGAAAACTGTATCCGATtcattggtttttttttcctccgaTAGACAGTCTGGTTTTCGTATGGGTTCGAAATCTATTGAGATGTCCACGGGAAATCTTGAATGgttgaaaaaagaacaaaagtgTTTCTTTTATCGAGACCAccgataaataaataaaataataaatatatttcgaGATAATTATAtacttaataattataaaattttcttttttaatctttaacttactcccaacaaaaataatattatttaaaaaaaaaaaaactgtattttttatttgagttatttaattatatgcattaatccaatttaattttatgcaaaatttgattttcattcaattaacaaatctataaaaaaaaatataacattatttttagcgttaaaattaataaaaatcgaGTATAGCGTAAAAAAATCGAAAGTTTAGCCATctaatttttgaaaactacGTTAAAATTTGTCgtagaaatatttattttaaattttaaaattattttttattttatatgggttaagaatcacgaatctccacaatagtatgatatggtcgactttgagcataaactctcgtaaCTTTGCTTCTCAGATAGTATTTTTGGAATCCCGGGtaggtgggactttcatccaacaatatgaattatattttttttaattcacctCAAAAACgctaatttatattattttttcacaaaatttaaataattaaaatgtcccaataactaataataattcaaaaaaaaaaaaaaaaaaaaaaaNGAAGAAGGTGCGTGGAGCATATGATTGCTGAATTTATTTGGCTTTTGTCCATCAGTCAAATTTGAAGCACATGAATGCATGCTTACCcctaaactttatattataattattattattattatttattttaatacacCTAACTCAAGCAcctacttttaattatattattattcacctatttcattttataatatgatagGTAAACTTTGTCATTGCTTATAAGTCACATTATAATATGCTAAAACTTTGATAACatgttgtattttttaaaaaaatacttaggTATATATGTTGTATCTTAGGGTCTCCCATACATAATATTTATACCTACCTCTATGTTAGCCTCCCCTGAAGATTTAATGGATAATGAAAGTTAATGTGACAATCaccctctttctctctctctctctctctcgttaTTATTTTGTGTAAATTTACTCGAGAGTTCCCGACATGgagtttttgattttttatagaGTGCTTGCAGCTTTGTCCGAAACGCTTGCAGCCTCCCGTCAAAATCTTCGAGCAAGAAGCAGGCAGATATAAATAGTCGATAGCAGTAATCAATCGTTTCGAACTCGACAAAAGGCTATAAAATATAAGTTTGTAATCGAGCAGATAAAGTACATTACATAGTCTGTTTTAGGGAGTGGTAACTTACCCATTCAGTAACTTTGACACTGGACGTAATGGGGTATTGTTGGGTCGGGTGAATTCAATAATAGACGCTTGTTGGCATTTCGGgcttcttttctccttttaggGTCTACCCGAAAGAGAATCTAATGTTTCTTGGTTGTGAATATCTGAATTGGATGAATTACCcatcttaatttaatatttgaaaataaaataaatgacaaaagttggaacaaagaattgtgagcctggAACGTGTAGTTAAAAGTGACTACAGTGTCGAATAAAgaggaggctattcgagaacTCTGTAAGCCTCAGAAGAGGCTTATAATGTACTATTAGTATCTGTCCCGAGCTTCGAAACTTGtttttctatcaatttttAGTATATGCCATGAACTCCGAAACCCGTCTTTATATCGGTTATCCTGTATTTGTCGTGAGCCGTGGACATCTCTACCCCTACCAATGTTAGGTAGAAAATACATACAAAAAGAAGCAAAGCATTGCCATCTTACGCTTATATAAACCCTCACACACACGCAAGCTAACTTCAGTTCATACTAAAACAGAGCTTCTCtgcttcttcatcttcttcacaaaatgAGTCCATCGCCGTCAAAACCCAAGAgaaagcagcagcagccgcCGCCGGAAACGACGCCCCACCGTTTCCTCGGA
This genomic window from Cucurbita pepo subsp. pepo cultivar mu-cu-16 chromosome LG01, ASM280686v2, whole genome shotgun sequence contains:
- the LOC111788102 gene encoding 40S ribosomal protein S27-2; the encoded protein is MVLQNDIDLLNPPAELEKRKHKLKRLVQSPNSFFMDVKCQGCFNITTVFSHSQTVVVCGNCQTVLCQPTGGRARLTEGCSFRRKGD